One window of Apteryx mantelli isolate bAptMan1 chromosome 8, bAptMan1.hap1, whole genome shotgun sequence genomic DNA carries:
- the INSL5 gene encoding insulin-like peptide INSL5, translating to MGGFQWDAPSAASQVPPSLRPRAWEHRVCSMRPEVLALALASLLAAAHAKAAGEGNPVKLCGRDFVRAIVFTCGGSRWKRHVADYAFLLESENPLPFSRESTAYADPPGHGNPQLAIGSDAIPSAESEAEGGLQGAGKMSVLEKREAAKLLTTSCCSVGCSERDISSLC from the exons ATGGGAGGATTTCAGTGGGATGCTCCGAGCGCGGCCTCGCAGGTTCCTCCTTCCCTCCGCCCGCGAGCCTGGGAGCACCGCGTCTGCAGCATGAGGCCCGaggtgctggcgctggcgctCGCCTCCCTCCTGGCCGCGGCGCACGCAAAAGCGGCCGGCGAAGGCAACCCCGTGAAGCTCTGCGGCCGGGACTTCGTCCGAGCCATCGTCTTCACGTGCGGCGGCTCCCGCTGGAAGCGGCACGTGGCCGACTACGCCTTCCTCCTCG AGAGCGAAAACCCCCTGCCTTTCTCGCGCGAGAGCACCGCTTACGCCGACCCCCCGGGCCACGGCAACCCGCAGCTGGCGATCGGCAGCGACGCCATCCCGAGCGCCGAGTCGGAGGCCGAAGGCGGCTTGCAAGGCGCCGGGAAAATGTCCGTGCTGGAGAAGCGCGAAGCCGCCAAGCTGCTCACCACGTCCTGCTGCAGCGTCGGCTGCAGCGAGAGAGACATCAGCTCGCTGTGCTGA